The following coding sequences lie in one Brevibacterium marinum genomic window:
- a CDS encoding glycosyltransferase, which yields MSKNPEILTPEGLPPLADKPGVSFIMPVLNEAEHIAKAITTILAQDYDGDKEVVLALGPSTDDTNAIIADMAAQDSRIQTVDNPDAATPIGLNLAIAVTRHPVIIRVDAHSGLNPEYTRQAIDTLRETGAANCGGLMLARGTTSFQKAVARAYTSPVGLGGPAYHSGDEAGEAESAYLGVYRREVFDHLGGFDEGIKRGQDWELNLRIRTSGGRIWFNPDMEVTYWPRDSWSKIGQQFWATGIWRAELIRRYGSANSLRYFAPPLLVLGMGASVIEALLQITGRTKAWPKFLRRFTSLVHVPSLGYISGILATASAAEDCGRRERAWFGLILPTMHLCWGAGFLRGLVTGAGSTKDGSR from the coding sequence GTGTCGAAAAATCCTGAGATCCTGACCCCGGAGGGTCTGCCGCCTTTGGCTGATAAGCCCGGAGTCTCCTTCATCATGCCGGTCCTCAACGAGGCCGAGCACATCGCCAAAGCGATCACCACGATCCTGGCCCAGGACTACGACGGGGACAAGGAAGTCGTCCTCGCGCTCGGCCCTTCGACCGACGACACGAACGCCATCATCGCGGACATGGCGGCACAGGACTCCCGCATCCAGACCGTCGACAATCCCGATGCGGCGACCCCGATCGGACTCAACCTCGCGATCGCCGTGACCCGACACCCGGTCATCATCCGCGTCGACGCACACTCCGGGCTCAACCCCGAGTACACACGTCAGGCCATCGACACCCTGCGTGAGACCGGGGCCGCCAACTGCGGTGGGCTCATGCTCGCCCGCGGCACAACCTCCTTCCAGAAGGCCGTCGCTCGGGCCTATACGTCACCGGTCGGCCTCGGCGGTCCCGCCTATCATTCCGGTGACGAAGCGGGCGAGGCCGAGTCGGCCTACCTCGGCGTCTATCGACGTGAGGTCTTCGATCACCTCGGCGGCTTCGATGAAGGCATCAAACGCGGCCAGGACTGGGAGCTCAACCTGCGCATCCGCACCTCCGGCGGCCGCATCTGGTTCAACCCGGACATGGAAGTCACCTACTGGCCACGCGATTCCTGGTCGAAGATCGGCCAGCAGTTCTGGGCCACCGGCATCTGGCGCGCAGAACTCATCCGCCGCTACGGATCGGCCAACTCGCTGCGCTACTTCGCGCCCCCTCTGCTGGTCCTCGGCATGGGCGCCAGCGTCATCGAAGCCCTCCTGCAGATCACGGGGCGGACGAAGGCGTGGCCGAAGTTCCTGCGCCGCTTCACCTCTCTGGTCCACGTGCCCAGCTTGGGCTACATCTCGGGGATCCTGGCGACCGCCTCGGCGGCCGAGGACTGCGGACGACGCGAACGCGCCTGGTTCGGGCTCATCCTGCCCACCATGCACCTGTGCTGGGGTGCCGGCTTCCTGCGCGGCCTGGTCACCGGCGCCGGATCGACGAAGGACGGCAGCCGTTGA